One region of Mycolicibacterium rhodesiae NBB3 genomic DNA includes:
- a CDS encoding SpoIIE family protein phosphatase codes for MNDHRSGGLFPWLGRGQLVGRKGEQHDELVAARDQMERLVRAIVEIGSDLDLDATVHRIVHAAMELAGAPYGALGIRGDDGTLVSFVHSGIDADTARRFGDLWIGDGLRVDDLDVQPDGAYSNELPMRALLGIPLIVRGADFGTLYVADDRPGHVFSDAQEAAVRALATAAAAAIDNARLFERERESAKWTTASREITTALLSGDPQTGPLQLIVNRALELAGAEQAILLVPKEPDLPAGEMDTLVVAATAGRYTSQVIGQQVPMDGSTTGGVARRGLPLITHSFQYPIEGFTDVGERSAIVIPLVADGTVLGVIAVARQPEQEPFGSDYLDLVSDFARHAALALALAAGREHALNQQLAQADTVDDALQAAVEELRRMWRARRVLAVTFVTVPTSGAERADRTPRVVSDGAPTRWVDLPAHTRQMLAELRDGDLLVPNTAQPGTAAIALRHPEGVLVVWIDLAEQRPFTLEDQTLLTVLAGRLGQGLQRVYQVDQQRETALALQHAILGPAVLPAGFAARYQAASRPLEVGGDWYDIVDLEDGRIALIVGDCVGHGLGAATVMGQVRSACRALLFADPSPGAALAAMDRFAERLPGARCTTVVCAVLNPDTGELVYSSAGHPPPILVHADGTTQFLEDGHTIALGARPYWSRPEARITIPARATLLLYTDGLVERRRKTLDFGISSVAAVVKDCRTSTLDDLANQIMAGLAPGEGYQDDVVVLLYRHPAPLHLTIPADVSQLAPTRHALRSWLAQMQLTPELSMDVLIAAGEAVANAIEHGHRHSPDGLISLGATALVDQLHLTVTDTGSWKTAQPAANSIRGRGITVMRGLMHDVTIDSEAAGTTVQLTARIPL; via the coding sequence ATGAATGACCACCGCAGCGGGGGCTTGTTCCCTTGGCTGGGCAGAGGCCAGCTGGTCGGCCGCAAGGGCGAACAGCACGACGAGTTGGTGGCGGCGCGTGACCAGATGGAACGACTGGTGCGGGCGATCGTCGAAATCGGCTCCGACCTGGACCTCGACGCAACTGTGCACCGAATCGTCCACGCGGCGATGGAGCTTGCCGGGGCCCCGTACGGCGCGCTGGGGATACGCGGGGACGACGGCACCCTGGTGTCGTTCGTCCACTCCGGAATCGATGCCGACACAGCGCGACGGTTTGGCGACCTTTGGATCGGTGATGGTCTGCGCGTCGATGATCTGGACGTTCAGCCGGACGGGGCGTACAGCAACGAGCTGCCGATGCGGGCGCTGCTCGGCATACCGCTGATCGTGCGCGGCGCCGACTTCGGCACCCTCTACGTCGCTGACGACCGGCCGGGCCATGTGTTCTCCGATGCCCAGGAGGCCGCCGTACGAGCATTGGCCACGGCGGCGGCCGCAGCCATCGACAACGCGCGTCTGTTCGAGCGGGAACGCGAATCGGCGAAGTGGACAACGGCGAGTCGGGAGATCACGACCGCGCTCCTGTCGGGGGACCCTCAAACGGGGCCGTTGCAACTCATCGTGAACCGGGCACTCGAGCTGGCCGGCGCCGAGCAGGCGATATTGCTGGTGCCCAAAGAGCCCGACCTTCCCGCAGGTGAGATGGACACCCTTGTCGTGGCCGCCACGGCCGGCCGGTACACCTCGCAGGTGATAGGTCAACAAGTCCCGATGGACGGCTCAACCACCGGCGGTGTCGCACGGCGGGGGCTACCGCTGATCACCCACTCCTTCCAATATCCCATCGAGGGATTCACCGATGTGGGTGAACGCTCGGCGATCGTCATTCCGCTGGTTGCCGACGGCACGGTGCTGGGTGTGATCGCTGTCGCGCGCCAACCCGAGCAGGAGCCGTTCGGCAGCGACTACCTCGACCTCGTCAGCGACTTCGCCCGACATGCCGCACTTGCCTTGGCGCTGGCTGCGGGTCGCGAGCATGCGCTGAATCAGCAACTCGCACAAGCTGACACGGTCGACGACGCTTTGCAGGCCGCAGTGGAGGAATTGCGACGCATGTGGCGGGCGCGCCGCGTACTCGCTGTCACTTTTGTCACCGTGCCCACCTCTGGTGCTGAAAGGGCCGATCGCACACCGCGAGTCGTCTCGGACGGTGCGCCCACGCGGTGGGTCGATCTGCCTGCTCATACACGCCAGATGCTCGCCGAATTGCGAGACGGCGACCTTCTCGTCCCCAACACAGCGCAGCCAGGAACAGCCGCCATTGCGCTCCGGCACCCCGAGGGCGTCCTCGTCGTCTGGATCGATTTGGCGGAGCAGCGCCCGTTCACTCTCGAGGACCAGACGTTGTTGACCGTCTTGGCGGGACGTCTCGGCCAGGGTTTGCAGCGGGTGTATCAGGTTGACCAGCAACGCGAAACCGCGCTGGCGCTGCAGCACGCAATCCTCGGCCCCGCCGTGTTACCGGCCGGGTTCGCCGCGCGGTATCAGGCGGCCAGCCGGCCTCTGGAGGTCGGCGGCGACTGGTACGACATCGTCGATCTGGAGGACGGGCGTATCGCGTTGATCGTCGGCGACTGCGTCGGTCACGGTCTCGGCGCTGCCACTGTGATGGGTCAGGTGCGCAGCGCGTGTCGGGCGCTGTTGTTCGCCGACCCCAGCCCGGGTGCGGCGCTGGCAGCGATGGACCGCTTCGCCGAGCGGTTGCCCGGCGCCCGATGCACGACGGTCGTCTGCGCGGTACTCAATCCGGACACCGGTGAACTGGTCTACTCCAGCGCCGGGCATCCGCCGCCCATCCTTGTGCACGCTGACGGCACAACGCAATTTCTCGAGGATGGCCACACCATTGCATTGGGGGCGCGGCCCTACTGGTCGCGTCCTGAAGCCCGCATCACCATTCCCGCCCGCGCCACCCTGCTGCTCTACACCGATGGTCTGGTCGAACGACGTCGCAAAACGCTCGACTTCGGGATCTCCAGCGTGGCCGCCGTCGTAAAAGATTGCCGCACTTCGACACTGGATGATTTGGCGAACCAGATCATGGCCGGCCTCGCGCCGGGCGAGGGCTATCAGGACGACGTAGTGGTGTTGCTCTACCGTCATCCTGCGCCGCTCCACCTGACGATTCCCGCCGACGTCAGTCAGCTCGCGCCCACTCGACACGCCCTGCGCAGCTGGCTGGCGCAAATGCAGCTGACGCCGGAGTTGAGTATGGACGTACTCATCGCTGCCGGAGAGGCCGTGGCCAATGCCATCGAGCACGGCCACCGCCACTCACCGGATGGCTTGATAAGCCTGGGCGCGACAGCGCTGGTCGACCAACTGCATCTGACTGTCACCGACACCGGTTCGTGGAAAACCGCGCAGCCGGCGGCGAATTCGATCCGGGGCCGCGGCATCACCGTGATGCGCGGGCTCATGCACGATGTCACCATCGACTCCGAGGCTGCCGGCACCACAGTTCAATTGACCGCGAGGATTCCGCTATGA
- a CDS encoding ATP-binding protein, protein MTEQFHLSRLQVINWGVFDGYHSIPFSSGGALIAGASGSGKSSLLDAISLGFLPFNRRNFNASGDNTAAGSSAGRRTVDKYVRGAWGQRSDGGTSRVMYLRGDGTAWSAVAVTYASNSGRTVTGLVLKWLTGESRNDSSSRFVLGDGDLDIEDVCNRWASGRFDAKVFTEHWRFSTKVESQYLAQLYATIGIRASDAAQQLLGKAKSLKSVGGLEQFVREFMLDEPDSLARLPEALKQIDPLVEARELLAVAQKKRKILGDIENIHHRYTSESSDLGIIDLVDAPMVRAFTDHVRLSQCPEQIATLDSTIDQLENEYEDVTRSLNLAKAEADSLNAQISGSSANLAPLQSQVTAAETEAEQVERRRSAYEDMLTAQDIEHPDTADEFWNLREDLLGQATELLAKVERNREASTDAEYAQKSARIARDDAAKELKRVEHVGSALPEFAIAMRDHICAAVGADATELPYIAELLDLKPDQTRWRTAVEKVLRGAGLRLLVPDQHWEKVLRFVNDTDMRGRLQLHHVRTKMLGAEPVEPEPNTLAGKLFAVDPSHPCAAEALDVIANAGDHICVDTPDVFARFRRAVTDTGLYKDSDRLAIKDDRGKVRQSEYLYQGDVTAKINALTLELATAEDAYQKARRVADDIAAQRQQWRDRATACKAICEQYPQWSQIDTETADGHAERLREQYELLLADNPDLDALNARADECWSQIQRFMTRRGAIQTRRDGLDERRTRLMELAERLSPAFVSEPLTELLNRYAAALPVSLELLDPEPHRDALFSSIKKDRENLRESRRRSYDELARILNTFDTSFPDAIPNDSEDFDERVHDYVALCKHIDERELPEAYERMMRLVTEQAPDAILTLHRVAEQEARRIAEQIDRVNTGLGSVEFNRGTRLTLRATPRQLPAVAELTEIVRSISRRIAEVGLGDKQAILDQYADILRLRNRLASTAPEDKAWTRDALDVRNRFTFDCAEWAGDELIRTHSNAGDNSGGEQEKLMAFCLAGALSFNLASPESADNTPVFAQLMLDEAFSKSDQQFAQQALSAFRKFGFQLVIVATVQNATTIQPYIDSVVMVSKTEATGRNVRPVATVATRTISEFTSIKQEMRKSATQKVPAGV, encoded by the coding sequence ATGACTGAACAGTTCCACCTGTCCCGGCTGCAGGTCATCAACTGGGGTGTGTTCGACGGCTACCACTCCATCCCGTTCAGCAGCGGCGGCGCCCTCATCGCCGGGGCGTCCGGCAGCGGTAAATCGTCGTTGCTGGATGCCATTTCGCTGGGCTTCCTGCCGTTCAACCGCCGCAACTTCAACGCCTCCGGCGACAACACGGCCGCCGGATCCAGCGCCGGCCGCCGCACCGTCGACAAATACGTCCGCGGCGCCTGGGGCCAGCGCAGCGACGGCGGCACCAGCCGCGTCATGTACCTGCGCGGCGACGGCACCGCCTGGTCGGCCGTCGCGGTCACTTACGCCAGCAACTCCGGGCGCACCGTCACCGGTCTCGTGCTCAAGTGGCTGACCGGTGAATCGCGCAACGACTCATCGAGCCGATTCGTCCTCGGCGACGGCGACCTCGACATCGAAGACGTGTGCAACCGCTGGGCGTCGGGCCGCTTCGACGCCAAAGTCTTCACCGAACACTGGCGCTTCTCCACCAAGGTCGAATCGCAGTACCTCGCGCAGCTGTACGCCACCATCGGCATCCGTGCCTCCGATGCCGCCCAGCAACTGCTCGGCAAGGCGAAGTCGCTGAAAAGTGTTGGCGGACTGGAACAGTTCGTCCGCGAGTTCATGCTCGACGAACCCGACAGCCTGGCCCGGCTGCCCGAGGCACTCAAGCAGATCGACCCGCTCGTCGAAGCCCGCGAGCTGTTGGCCGTCGCGCAGAAGAAACGCAAGATCCTCGGCGACATCGAGAACATCCACCACCGCTACACCTCTGAGTCCTCCGACCTCGGCATCATCGACCTCGTCGACGCGCCGATGGTGCGCGCGTTCACCGACCACGTCCGCCTCTCCCAGTGCCCTGAGCAGATCGCCACGCTGGACAGCACCATCGACCAACTCGAGAACGAGTACGAGGACGTCACCCGCAGCCTCAATCTGGCGAAGGCCGAAGCGGATTCGCTCAACGCGCAGATCAGCGGGTCCAGCGCGAACCTCGCTCCGTTGCAATCGCAGGTGACCGCCGCCGAGACCGAGGCCGAGCAGGTCGAGCGCCGCCGCTCCGCCTACGAGGACATGCTCACCGCCCAGGACATCGAGCACCCGGACACCGCCGACGAGTTCTGGAACCTGCGCGAAGACCTGCTCGGCCAGGCCACCGAACTACTCGCCAAAGTCGAACGCAACCGCGAGGCCTCCACGGACGCCGAGTACGCCCAGAAGTCCGCGCGCATCGCCCGCGACGACGCCGCCAAGGAACTCAAACGCGTCGAGCACGTCGGCTCCGCACTCCCCGAGTTCGCCATCGCGATGCGCGACCACATCTGCGCGGCGGTCGGTGCCGACGCGACCGAGCTTCCTTATATCGCCGAACTTCTCGACCTCAAGCCGGACCAGACCCGCTGGCGCACCGCCGTCGAGAAGGTCCTGCGCGGCGCCGGTCTGCGGCTGCTGGTGCCCGACCAGCACTGGGAGAAGGTGCTGCGGTTCGTCAACGACACCGACATGCGCGGTCGCCTGCAGCTTCACCATGTGCGCACGAAGATGCTCGGCGCCGAGCCGGTCGAGCCGGAGCCGAACACGTTGGCGGGCAAGCTGTTCGCCGTCGACCCGTCGCATCCGTGCGCGGCCGAGGCACTCGACGTCATCGCCAACGCCGGTGATCACATCTGCGTCGACACCCCCGACGTGTTCGCCCGTTTCCGCCGCGCGGTCACCGACACCGGGCTGTACAAGGACTCCGATCGGCTCGCCATCAAAGACGACCGCGGAAAGGTCAGGCAGTCCGAGTATCTGTACCAGGGCGACGTGACCGCCAAGATCAACGCGCTGACACTGGAACTCGCTACCGCCGAAGACGCGTATCAGAAGGCGCGCCGTGTCGCCGACGACATCGCCGCCCAGCGTCAGCAGTGGCGCGACCGGGCGACCGCGTGCAAGGCGATCTGCGAGCAGTATCCGCAGTGGAGCCAGATCGACACCGAGACGGCCGACGGGCACGCGGAGCGGCTGCGCGAACAGTATGAGTTGCTGCTCGCCGACAACCCCGACCTCGACGCGCTGAACGCGCGTGCGGACGAATGCTGGTCGCAGATCCAGAGATTCATGACGCGCCGCGGGGCGATCCAGACCCGGCGCGACGGCCTCGACGAGCGTCGCACCCGGCTGATGGAGCTGGCCGAGCGGCTGTCCCCGGCGTTCGTGTCCGAACCGCTGACTGAGCTGCTGAACCGCTACGCCGCAGCGCTGCCGGTGTCATTGGAGCTGCTCGACCCGGAACCGCACCGCGACGCCCTGTTCTCGTCGATCAAGAAGGATCGTGAGAACTTGCGCGAGAGCCGGCGCCGCTCCTACGACGAGTTGGCGCGCATCCTCAACACGTTCGACACGTCGTTTCCCGACGCGATCCCCAACGACAGCGAGGATTTCGACGAGCGGGTGCACGACTACGTCGCGCTGTGCAAGCACATCGATGAGCGCGAACTGCCCGAGGCCTACGAACGGATGATGCGCTTGGTGACCGAGCAGGCGCCGGACGCGATCCTCACCTTGCACCGCGTCGCCGAGCAGGAGGCGCGGCGCATCGCCGAGCAGATCGACCGCGTCAACACGGGGCTGGGGTCGGTCGAGTTCAACCGCGGCACCCGGCTCACGCTGCGCGCCACCCCGCGGCAACTGCCCGCGGTCGCCGAGCTCACCGAGATCGTGCGGTCCATCTCGCGGCGCATCGCCGAGGTGGGGCTGGGCGACAAGCAGGCGATCCTCGATCAATACGCCGACATCCTGCGACTGCGCAACCGACTGGCGTCGACGGCGCCGGAGGACAAGGCCTGGACGCGGGACGCGTTGGATGTGCGCAACCGGTTCACGTTCGACTGTGCGGAGTGGGCGGGCGACGAGTTGATCCGCACGCACAGCAACGCGGGCGACAACTCTGGTGGCGAGCAGGAGAAGCTGATGGCGTTCTGCCTCGCCGGCGCATTGAGCTTCAACCTGGCCAGCCCCGAAAGTGCGGACAACACACCGGTGTTCGCGCAGCTGATGCTGGATGAGGCGTTCTCGAAGTCCGACCAGCAGTTCGCGCAGCAGGCGCTGTCGGCGTTCCGAAAGTTCGGCTTCCAACTGGTGATCGTCGCGACGGTGCAGAACGCCACAACGATCCAGCCCTACATCGACAGCGTCGTGATGGTCTCCAAGACGGAAGCGACCGGTCGCAATGTCCGCCCCGTCGCGACGGTCGCCACCCGAACGATCTCGGAGTTCACGTCGATCAAGCAGGAGATGCGCAAGAGCGCGACGCAAAAGGTTCCTGCCGGGGTCTAG
- a CDS encoding thioredoxin domain-containing protein: MRGLAAVFGVIATLLMCGPTVGTARAAVAAPAGDAIAIGDPHALGVVDMYVDPMCPYSGQMIQERGDEIGQRIENGRLRVNLRFVNFLDKYSASKTYDIRAIYAAFVVADQSRSSDITWRFVEQIFSAEQQPHEGGPTDLDNNQLAELANRVGASPLAQDLIRIGLPIGYDAHAIAANNLAVLRQFPEPGVPTVVINGGGPVDGNSDWLEQLPG; this comes from the coding sequence ATGCGTGGCCTCGCGGCGGTCTTTGGTGTGATCGCGACACTGCTGATGTGCGGACCGACGGTGGGTACAGCCCGGGCGGCCGTGGCGGCACCGGCGGGGGATGCCATCGCGATCGGCGATCCGCACGCGCTCGGGGTGGTTGATATGTACGTGGATCCGATGTGCCCGTACAGCGGGCAGATGATTCAGGAGCGGGGCGACGAAATCGGTCAACGCATCGAGAACGGCAGGCTTCGCGTGAACCTTCGATTCGTGAACTTCCTCGACAAGTACTCGGCCAGCAAGACATACGACATTCGAGCGATCTACGCGGCGTTCGTGGTGGCTGACCAATCGCGATCGAGCGACATCACGTGGCGGTTCGTGGAGCAGATCTTCTCGGCTGAGCAGCAGCCGCACGAAGGTGGGCCGACGGATCTGGATAACAATCAGCTTGCCGAACTGGCCAACCGAGTAGGCGCATCCCCGTTGGCGCAGGACCTGATCAGGATCGGCTTGCCGATTGGCTACGACGCCCACGCCATCGCGGCCAACAACCTCGCGGTCCTGCGGCAGTTTCCCGAGCCCGGCGTTCCGACCGTCGTGATCAACGGTGGCGGGCCCGTCGACGGAAACTCGGACTGGCTCGAGCAACTGCCGGGCTGA
- a CDS encoding type II toxin-antitoxin system Phd/YefM family antitoxin encodes MARSIPERELRNENAKLMDAVSAGETFVVTRNGEPVAELRPVQSVRKTFITRDDLARISSAGVRIDPGGFCRDLDDAVDQSL; translated from the coding sequence GTGGCGAGATCCATTCCGGAGCGAGAACTGCGCAACGAGAACGCCAAGCTCATGGATGCGGTGTCCGCCGGCGAGACCTTCGTGGTCACCCGCAACGGAGAGCCAGTCGCCGAACTTCGTCCCGTGCAGTCTGTTCGCAAGACCTTCATCACCCGCGACGACCTGGCCCGCATCTCCAGCGCGGGTGTCCGGATCGACCCCGGCGGGTTCTGCCGCGACCTGGACGACGCCGTCGATCAGAGCCTGTAG
- a CDS encoding type II toxin-antitoxin system VapC family toxin, with the protein MADKLPDEVAISAVTAAELAAGPLLAGTPVEAARRQARLQEVESLMEPIPFDSRAVRSYGLVVAAIVGKERKPRSRFADLLIAATAHANGLDLYSRNADDFVGLGDLVQVVAV; encoded by the coding sequence ATCGCGGACAAGCTTCCGGACGAGGTGGCGATCTCAGCCGTCACCGCTGCTGAGCTGGCGGCCGGTCCTCTACTGGCCGGCACGCCGGTTGAGGCCGCCAGGCGCCAGGCGCGGCTGCAGGAAGTCGAATCTCTGATGGAGCCGATCCCGTTCGACAGCAGGGCAGTTCGCAGCTACGGACTCGTCGTGGCAGCGATCGTCGGCAAAGAACGTAAACCCCGCAGCCGCTTTGCTGATCTGCTCATCGCCGCTACCGCGCATGCCAACGGCCTGGACCTGTACAGCCGCAATGCGGACGACTTCGTCGGTCTTGGGGATCTGGTCCAGGTGGTCGCGGTGTGA
- a CDS encoding ERCC4 domain-containing protein: protein MAELVIALNPDENSRLPYLLRLPQPGGDLLFRTSGTWPRVKGLYCHPVSLDEWPTDAAIVERLELRSCQRRGAAIDVILQRSRENRSQLVFTTARGRDAVFWQAPRTRKQARPNVRTPTARAQGIEGLQILVDSHERYAYQFGTQQANTVQRALPCGDYGLDVDGRLVASVERKSLADLVSSLTSGKLRYQIADLAALPRAAVVVEDRYSQVFKLDWVRPAVVADGLAEVQIRWPNVPIVFCETRQLAEEWTYRFLAAAHTWAITETSALQRISAASGNVTELDLAAAAPEPSTAEVRAWARTTGLSVPDRGKLRPDIWQAWHDANDAR from the coding sequence GTGGCGGAGTTGGTGATCGCGCTCAATCCGGATGAGAACTCCCGGCTGCCGTATCTACTACGGCTTCCACAGCCGGGCGGTGACCTGCTCTTTCGGACATCGGGGACATGGCCGCGCGTCAAGGGCTTGTACTGCCACCCGGTCAGCCTCGACGAGTGGCCCACCGATGCGGCGATCGTCGAACGCCTCGAACTGCGCTCATGCCAGCGCCGCGGCGCGGCGATCGACGTCATCCTTCAGCGGTCGCGCGAGAACCGCTCCCAACTTGTCTTCACCACCGCACGGGGCCGCGACGCCGTCTTCTGGCAGGCGCCGCGCACCCGCAAACAGGCGCGCCCCAACGTGCGTACTCCGACCGCGCGCGCCCAGGGCATCGAGGGACTGCAGATCCTCGTCGACTCCCACGAGCGATACGCCTACCAATTCGGCACCCAGCAGGCGAACACTGTTCAACGCGCGCTGCCGTGCGGAGACTATGGTCTGGATGTCGACGGACGACTGGTCGCCAGCGTGGAACGCAAGTCTCTCGCCGACCTGGTCTCCAGTTTGACGAGCGGCAAGCTGCGCTATCAAATCGCCGATCTGGCGGCACTTCCCCGTGCGGCTGTTGTCGTGGAGGACCGCTACTCACAAGTCTTCAAGCTCGATTGGGTCCGTCCCGCCGTCGTCGCCGACGGCCTCGCAGAAGTCCAGATCCGCTGGCCCAACGTCCCGATCGTGTTCTGCGAAACCCGCCAGCTCGCCGAGGAATGGACCTATCGCTTCCTCGCCGCCGCACACACCTGGGCAATCACCGAAACTTCTGCACTACAACGCATCTCAGCGGCTTCGGGCAACGTCACCGAGCTCGATCTGGCGGCCGCGGCACCCGAACCGAGCACCGCCGAAGTCCGCGCCTGGGCCCGCACCACCGGGCTCTCAGTACCCGACCGCGGCAAGCTTCGTCCGGACATCTGGCAGGCATGGCACGACGCCAACGACGCACGCTGA
- a CDS encoding SEC-C metal-binding domain-containing protein, producing MTDQKDFGPEPTGGSATVAIAWLPAGDYEQATTLWPDFAGSDRVAGPDGRLPHTQYCRTMQQILVDYAEAGIPGGLVIAPVRVAPFTAWCAERRYQPDSAESRAEYAAHLARTADPALIAWPPDRNQPCWCGSGRKYKKCCAATISVDIDQDR from the coding sequence ATGACGGACCAGAAGGACTTCGGGCCAGAACCCACCGGCGGGAGCGCCACAGTGGCGATCGCGTGGCTGCCGGCCGGAGACTACGAGCAGGCGACGACGCTGTGGCCTGACTTCGCTGGAAGCGATAGGGTCGCCGGCCCGGACGGGCGGCTGCCGCACACGCAATACTGCCGGACAATGCAGCAGATCCTTGTCGACTACGCAGAAGCCGGCATACCTGGAGGACTGGTCATCGCTCCGGTACGGGTGGCGCCGTTTACTGCGTGGTGTGCCGAACGACGGTATCAGCCCGATTCAGCCGAGAGCCGGGCCGAGTATGCCGCCCACCTGGCGCGCACCGCGGATCCGGCCCTGATCGCCTGGCCGCCGGACCGCAACCAGCCGTGCTGGTGCGGGTCTGGGCGCAAATACAAAAAGTGTTGTGCTGCAACGATATCCGTCGATATCGATCAAGACCGGTGA
- a CDS encoding plasmid pRiA4b ORF-3 family protein: protein MKTTRLQVTLRDVEPAVARVIDVPASATLPELHELLQAAIGWTDSHLHQFVKPQTTYGMEIPGADVWSEDQRDETGARLADLGTEFEYLYDFGDGWTHDIEVLGRGGAAPGCIDGHGACPPEDCGGPSGYAELLEVLADSAHREHERLRSWVGNRLRPFDRAAIDQGVRRIVGQVPESVRLLLGFVSDGVKLTSGGRLPRTVVRSMQGHRPDWHLLGRPAATEDDLPPVAALHGLLRSVGLLRLSRGVLTPTRAANDDLSIVRRLRSAFDPNTFGTEITELTIGVLAAHGPLPLAELAVRVHPLLGYGWQLDGQPLTEEDVRIAIARQYPLLTGLDLIDSADWRVWATGPAALSLLPRATMLAELSKNE from the coding sequence GTGAAGACGACGCGCCTGCAAGTCACCTTGCGCGACGTCGAACCGGCGGTCGCCCGGGTGATCGATGTGCCCGCGTCGGCGACCCTGCCGGAGCTACACGAGCTGCTGCAGGCCGCCATCGGTTGGACCGACTCCCATCTGCACCAGTTCGTCAAACCGCAGACGACGTACGGAATGGAGATTCCCGGGGCGGACGTGTGGTCCGAGGACCAGCGTGACGAAACCGGTGCCCGGCTGGCCGATCTCGGCACCGAATTCGAATACCTCTACGACTTCGGCGACGGCTGGACCCACGACATCGAGGTGCTCGGACGCGGCGGCGCCGCACCTGGCTGCATCGACGGGCACGGTGCCTGTCCGCCCGAAGACTGCGGTGGACCCAGCGGGTACGCCGAACTGCTGGAGGTGCTTGCCGACTCCGCGCACCGCGAGCACGAGCGACTGCGTAGCTGGGTCGGCAACCGGTTGCGTCCGTTCGACCGTGCCGCAATCGACCAGGGGGTGCGCCGCATTGTCGGGCAGGTGCCCGAAAGTGTCCGGCTGCTGCTGGGTTTCGTTTCCGACGGGGTCAAACTGACCTCGGGTGGACGACTGCCGCGGACGGTAGTGCGCAGCATGCAAGGGCACCGCCCAGACTGGCACTTGCTCGGACGGCCCGCGGCCACCGAGGACGACCTACCCCCAGTCGCCGCGCTACACGGGCTGTTGCGCAGCGTCGGCCTACTGCGGCTCAGCCGCGGCGTGCTCACCCCCACCCGCGCAGCGAACGACGATCTGTCCATCGTGCGCCGGCTCAGGTCGGCGTTCGACCCCAACACTTTTGGCACCGAGATCACCGAACTGACGATCGGGGTGCTCGCCGCGCACGGTCCGCTGCCGCTTGCCGAGCTCGCGGTGCGCGTGCATCCGCTACTCGGCTACGGCTGGCAGCTCGACGGGCAACCCCTTACCGAGGAGGACGTGAGGATCGCGATCGCCCGGCAGTATCCGCTCTTGACGGGACTCGACCTGATCGACAGCGCGGATTGGCGGGTGTGGGCCACGGGCCCTGCTGCCCTATCCCTTCTTCCCCGCGCCACCATGCTTGCGGAACTCTCAAAGAACGAGTGA